ccttaaaggtATACTTGTATCTGGATAAATCTTCTTCATcggataaatattttcttcgacggtctggaaactatcagtgagggcAGATTTTGAATCTTAAgtttggaggtcttcagactttgacgatagagtttgtaaatcttcaaattagattgatagaaacgttttgtcaacttcaaaatagataaggaagttttctccaatggtaggtacaaaagaaaaataattgacgCTTTCAATTTGTCAAACAAATAGCAATGAAAGACATTTTAGACATTACTAGAACATAATAAAATGAGCTACAGCAGTCTTACTCCATGGGGCCCCACTTAGAGCTTTTGTCCGCAGTAAAGCTTTTGTGGGCAAGCTAGAGGTAGACTCAAGTCATAAATTCATAACAAATGTAAAAATCATAGTAGACATAATAGTCGCATTCGACAAGCGCCGTAAAATGATGACCACATATGTTGTAAGAGAAAAACTTATTGATGTTCTGTCTAAATGAGGAGATGACTTTTTTAGTCTTGTTTGGTTAATATACCACACCTAGATGTAGACCATGTATACAAGAAAAGAGGAACCTTTGAATTTAGGAAACATCATGTGATTAAGACCCTTGAAAGAACAATCTCATAGTggaaaatgttgctttcaaaaGGAATGTGGAATGATCATAAAGAAAGGAAGTTCTATTATTTACATATAGGGTTAGTCAAAGATGCTTTAAAACCCCAACAAGGATTGAATTAAATACTTTTAATTGTTATATGCTTCTTGTCGGCATAATAAGTTCACACACTCTTCACTAGGAACTGTAGAATTCACAATGTGTGATGGATTTATATATTTCAGTTGCTATCCAAATTTTAGTGTTTTAACAAAAGAATCCAAATGCTATGAGAAAATTAGCAGCACAAATAAAAGCCTCAAGATTCCGTACGACAGAAGGATCTTAGAATTAGATAATAGAATCTATTACACGGTCACGTCACCAGCAATTGATCCAAGAGCACAAGTTAGATTCAGACAAAGGAGAAACCTTGGTGCTACGTGCAAATTTGATGAGGAAAGAAAAACGTTGTAGTGCCAAAGACAATTAGACATAATGACAATCAACTTCCACAAAAACTGGATTTCCAATCAGTAACTGTTCAAACACCTCCAAAAtaatgaagaagttgaaaagaCTATTGTGTTGCGGAATATGGACAAGCGAATCGGATAAAATAAGTtagaaggaaggaaagagaatcggacaccggatttacgtgaTTTGGTCCAAATATCGAAACCTATATCCACAAGGAGAGCATTACGAAATTCCAACTATAGAAACAAGCAATACACCAAAGAATACAATCACTCGAGTACTTAAACATATTCTCAATGTTTTCCAACCCCAAATTACATCCAAATAACTCACATCATGTTTAGTCCATCATAATTCCTAATGAAACATCACTTaaggaattaaacaaattataCTAATAAGAATTTAACTGACTAAAATACTCAGATATAATTATAACAAGAAAATCTTTCGCCTAAGAGAATTCTCAGCACTCTTCTACAGTAttagagctctctctctctctcgaccacCGAAATAACTTGGCGCCTATCTTCTCCTTCGCTTCTCGCCTTTTATAGAGAATCCATCTCAATGTTGCACATCTTAAGATGGGCTTCGCACGGCTTACCCTTTTGGCATGAGGGAGTCATTCTTCAtatgaaagaaaagacaaaacaagccCACCATTATCCATGGGCgttcatgcatgtgcatgcattaaaggagagaagaaaatggatgtATGGgcctttctttcctctttctttgacCCAAGCAATGCATGTCATCATTGCACTTTTCTTCATGCACGCCAACTCCCAAGCTTTCTTGAAGAGGTCCAACCTGAGCACTATTCTCCCTTCGCACTTCAGccgaaaaaaacaaaagacagagAGCTTCtatttgcatttaataaaaGCAGCAATTTTGGGCTTTCCCTCTTGCGGCTGCACGCTTCCCTCTGGCAACATTTGGCATGTGCATAGTAATTAATGCATGAACAAACAAAGTCAAAAGACGTTCTCCAAAATTACTCGATTTAAGTTGGACTGTATTTATTCGATAAACTCAAAtccgagacatattttaacatattaaatatgaagatggagaaataaaaaataagttaaatAAGAGTAGATCAACGAAAAATTGAACATTGCAAAATTTAATGAAAGAAAACTACCTATAAGAATTTCTTATAAAATATCTTTGATGCCATCATACTCACCTATCCTAGATATAGATCATAAGAGCATCCTAATTTGTTGTCGTACAGATATATTTTTGGCAACGTTTTCGTTTTTTATCACTCCATATTGATAATATTTCAATAGATTATGCGTCAAGAATAGTTTATTGACAAAAACCCATCATCATGAAGGCCTTAAAAATTCGGAAGCCCTGGAATCAGTCCTACTTCATTGGACAATCAAAAGCCTTGACCCACAAAATGCATGGCCTTGATAGTTTAGTATgtttgttttgtagaaaattaataaattaaaaaattaaaaaataatagctTGTGTTGTTTACAAAATATAAATcaacaacaaatattttcatcatttattaaaaattttagccaataatttattgttgataatgaaaatattttgattgattaattatttaggaaaatgtttcttaaatccataattttctacgAAACAGATGGAATTTAAGGAGAAGAATATAATGGAGAGAGAAATGttgagagaaagaggagaggaaattGAGAATTCAAGAGGATGAATTTGAGTTCTTGCTGGCAAAGTCAGGCGATATGCGGCCTTTCCCACTTTTCTCTCAACGCTACTTAGGAATAAGCTTGTGGGATCGTGGAGGAGCCAGGGATCTCTGCTTGTAGGGCTGTAGCTTTAAGTATACCATGTCCTCTTCTTCAAAACACATTCCGCCCTTTTCTGATCTGCATACTGCTCCATTCGACTCTGAGGACCTGATTTCAATCTTGTAGGAACTGATTCATTGTTTCGACATTTGAGAACGCATGAATGTCAAGCCCAAGGGCTGATGGGAaaaaaccatacaaagcctgaAATGGAGTTGTCTGGATGCTACTGCCAACGGTGGCATTgcaccaccattttgtcaagGATAACCAACTAGCCCATCTGTTTGGTTGAGCAAAAGGCATACTCCTCAAGTAAGTCTCTCGACCCTGATTTGAGTCTCTCGATTTGCCCATCTGACTGGGATTATATCATGTCGATAGATGTAAGTACATTCCCTTCGGCCTGAAAGTTTCTTGTCAGACCGAACTTGTAAATATCTTCTCTATCACTTCCAATGCTTTGGGGTAGCCCATGCAACTTATAAACGATGCCAAGGAACCACTTGGCCACCTCTAGTGCTGTGAAAGGATCAGACAAGGTCATGAAGGGGGTGTAGTCGGCGCAGCGATCCACCGCTACAAATGCACTATCCTCCCATCAGATTTAGGGAAGGCTTCAATGAGATCCACAGTGACGTTAGTCCAGACCGAGGAAGGAATGTCCAGTGGTAGCAATAGTCCAGGGTTATCAGCGTGCTCCCCCTTACTTCTTTGCCGCACATTACAGGCTTTAACCTATTTCACAGCATCCTGCTGCATCATTGGCCAATAGAACAGTTGATTCACCCCTTGATCAGTTCCCTTCCCACCAGAACAACCTCCTAATGCTGAAGCATGTGAGACAGTTAAAACAACTTAAAACACCATCTAGCGTTCCTATATGTATTTCACTTATAAAGAACTGATGTTTGTTGTATAAATACCTAAACAAAGGGAATGCCACTTTAACTTCACGGGTAAGTtgctgtcaaaaaaaaaaaaaaaaaaaaatagagttaatatcatgaaaaactccaaattactacgcatgtaacaaatttactccaaactaattttttaaccataaaaaaccataaactaatACATCTACGATaattttactccaaactaacacaaattggtacatttatgataaagttACCTTTTATGAGTTTCTGTTAagttttactgtcaaattattgagtttgaTGACACATATACcaattaaaatttaacataaactaacgaataataattttttctacaattataccaatttgggttagatttgggtaaatttatcataaatgtaccaattcgagatttttatgataaaaaattaattttacataaatttgttacagaCATATCAATCTAAGacttttcatggtattaaccttATTACAATAACTTCCTTGTGAAGTTAAAGTGGAAAAATTAGGAgcttataataataataataataataataattattattattattattattattattattggtcaGAGGAGCTGTTTATCTAAAGACATTTCACGTCATACGCGCTTTTGGTGGAAAACCATTGACAttaaatagaaatgaaaaacttAAGGAGCTGTTTATCATACAAATGCCCGAGATTTACAGCCCGTCCTCTTGAAGTCGATTAGTCAACAATATTCGAGAGGGGTACCTCATAATTTTTTCCAACTCTCTGTAATATAATAAACtctcctcctgctcctcctcctccatcttctttgcAATAAGTGTCGGTCAAGAAGAGAAACTGGTGTTTGCAAAAGGATCTTGCAGAAGCAGCAGCCCAAcaagcaggaaaaaaaaaaaaaaaaacatggctGCACAGAATGATGTTAACCGGGGAGAATTCACGTGGAAAATCAACTACTTCACTGAGCAGGATGCGACGAAGCTTTATTCTGAAGCTTTCACCGTTTCTGGTTGTGAATGGTACTTaagatttctttccttttattctttttttttcccattctttGCGTTGTTTCTTGATGATCGCATGTTCGTTGTGCTGCCGAGTGACTCTTGCGTCCCCGATCCTTTTTGAGCAGGAGAATTGTGGTATTCCCCAAGGGGAATGCCACGGACCATTTGTCGCTGTACCTCGATGTCCCTGATTCTGCGACGTTGCCGAACGGGTGGACCAGAAAAGCCAAGTTCAGCTTGAGTGTGATCGATCAAGCCAATAATGGTCTCTCTATTAGAAAGGGTTTgttcttgaatttgatttatttttattgaaatcttttctttttagtgtaaGTGGATGATGGGTTTCTCTCTGATTGATTGTGCATCTAGATCTTGAGATGGTGTTATGGCTTGAAGAAGAAGGGTCTACATGAGAAAGGAATATGTTAGAAGTAGAAAGAGAGATATTGAGCTGAGAGAGAGAATATGTTTTCTGTATTTCATTCGTTAGATCAACCTCTCAAAGGCGAGTGAGCTTCTAACATGCGCGTACAACAATCCTGAGGTTCTTGATTGAGTAATTTAGCAAGTTAGTTTGTAAGCAACTGGTCCTGTAAATGGAGAAGCTATGGCTTCACTGCATCTATATGACCCAAACGTTGGTCCAGAACAAGGAGAGGCGCCACAATTTAAGTTTAGGATAGTTATGTCTGGTGATCTTAAATAGGTTGTGCATTGTCAGTTTATTGACTTTTGTATGAATTTGGTTGCTTAAGCTGATCATAAAGAGGTGTTTGCTTCTTCCGTTTTTAATATTTCACTTGACGTATAATACACCTTTTCAGTTCTTGATTGTCTCCAATGATTCTTCCACATCATGCTGTGGTGTTGTGGCAAAGAAGCTTTTGAATTTGTCACCCTGTCTCCTGAATTTTGCAGAAATGCAACATGATTTTAATGCAACTGATAGTGACTGGGGTTACGCAAGTTTCATTCCATTGACTGAGCTTCATGATCGTACTGGCGGATACCTAGCAAATGACACTTTGTTGATTAAAGCCGAGGTCTACGTCTTAACAGTTATTCCTCTGGTGAACATTCAGCCAACTAGACCAACTGATAAGTTTGACTCCTATTTTACTGGTCTGGAGGAACTTGTAAATGCTGCTGAGACCAATGCTGTTGGTGTAGGATCAAGTTCGTGCCACCAGGATGGTGCTTTGACAGCTGAAATTCCTACCTTAGAAGAAGTTGAGAAAGCTAAGCAGTCTTTGAAGGAATGCCTTTCAGATCTCTTAAAACTGAATATGAAAGAGAGGCTATCTGAGGCACTATCAACTTTAAGCTCAGCCAGAACTGGATTATCGCCAGAGCAACAAATAGCAATTGAGACATTTCAGGCCAATTTCAGTGATCTCACTTCCGACTTCTTAACATTTGAGCAGGACAACGCTGAGTATGACCTGCATAAACTACAAAAGGATAGAAGGTTCTTTGCTATGAAAAAGAGCCATGAGACTCATATTTTGTATAAGCAGTTAATGGATGACCTCgccaaggaagaggaagagctaaaaagaaagatggaggaAGTGAAGGAAGAgctaaaaagaaagatggagggAGTGAACTCTAGGAGGAACAAGCTTCTTTCAGACTGGGAGATCTTGCTGGTTGACTGCGAAGAAGCGAAGTTGGGCTATAAAGATGAGCTGAAGAAGTTAGCAGAGGCTGAGGAAAGAATGTCTAGATCGACCACTGCTTGGTCAAATTTGAAGGCTCAATTCTGTTAAAAATTTAAGGTTTCAAATTGGCTATGAGGCAATTGTTCACCTAAAAGTATGACTACTGTGTCTTAGCTTGACTATTTCTTGGCCAATTTTTTAGCATAACAATTGCTCAGAGGGCTTTTGTGGTTGTGTGGTTGACCATGTATTATGTTAGTTTAGTCAGCATgtgtgcatgcatgcatgcatgcatgcatgtatgtatgtatgtgtgtatgTATTAATTATCAGAATTGTGATGCACTTTCCTGACTGATGTTCTGTTCAAAGTTCTTCCATGCAAAACCTTCTTGGCTTGACTCCGCATTGGGTGGCTCCAGTTATAAGGGTGCTCCTGTATCAACATCTCTGAGGTAAAGCCTATAGATTTCAttagtcttgcagatttgtaTTAGGAGAGTTTACCCTGTCGTACGTAAGAGATTTGGCCCCTTGCATTTGAGTTTGGAatgaaaaagacaaagataGTGTCCAGTGGTGAGGAGCGTTCTTACGGGGAGAGAGCCACAAGAGTAGGGAAGATATCGGTAGTAACAGAAGAAAACTAATTGATGCTTTCAATTTGTCCAAGAAAACGGGAGTGGAATACATTTTAGACATTACTAGAACGGAATGTTATGTCCGCAGTACATGATGAAATGACCTGCAACCCAATGGTGTTCCATGGGGCCTTTTATTCTTACAGTTTTTGTGCAAAGTAAACTTTTGTGTCCAAGCTAAAGGTAGCCTCGAGtcattaattcattttcaatccGGGTAAAAGTTCGAATATGGAGTCTATTTTAAATGAACTTTTGTGGACTTGCAAGGAGGATGagaattttatttgaaaatatgcTTGTAAAGTTGTATAACCAGGAAAAATAGATGCTTTGAATGTTGATCCTACGCAATTAAAAATCAAACGATCATGTAAGATCCTGCTTCAGCCCCCAACCAGAGCTAAGTGTCATGATGCGAGCCAATTGGCCTCAGTCATGGAACCATATGTTACCTGGTGAGTCGATTCACCAAGCCAACCTTCCCTTCTAAGGATTGTACACATGGCTTGCTTCATAGAATGCCTTATTGTGATTATGTCCCACGTATCCCTTTTAGCTTGGGCATCACGTGTCCCAAGCGGGGCATGCATCTCGATGCAACACAATATTGGTTTCCGCTTGCCTTGACCATCATCAAGCCAGTGGCATAAAATCATGACTAGTTATGCACGGTGATTGGTCCTGCCTTCAGACATTTTTCACATGATATTCCTTTAAGAGATTCCTAGCATAGTTTCTAACACTGCTCCCACTTAAAGTTATGTCTTTCATATCTCATCCTCATGGTTCTTCTTGTATTATGAATTTATACTTCCATGCTTTCATGGAAGCAGGAATAGTGTGACTGTGAAAGTCCCCCCACTTGATTTCAATAACGCCCTCGTTACGGCCTATTTTGTTGCTTCCTTGGATTTTCCTAACTATCATCGCCTCTCCTTATGTCTTATATGAACGGTGAATGCTCACCTACCAAATGCAATGCTCTTTGTCATTTCCTTGTGTATCACATTAGCATTGGCTCACCCTAGGCTTTATGCATATGGCCTAAGCTCAAGTAATAGGATCACAATGTCTCTATCgatcatgatcaaaacatgttAATAGATGACATCTGCACATATGACTTCAAAATCCTACTCCAAATAACACCTGTCACAGTCCGGGCTGATTGGCCTCAACCGCAAGATAGTGTGGTGCTTTATGAGCAGATTCGCTCAACCAACCTTCCTTTTTGAAATGCCTAATTGTGACTAATCGCTCCATGTCTCCCAATCAACTTGGGCACCTCACAATCTCAAGCAAGGATGCTTCTCAATTTAACATGACAATTGGTTTTCCATTTATTGTGGCCATTATTAAGAGAGGGACATTAGCTCTTATTAGTTTCGCACATGTGACAAACCCTGCCTTTGGATATCTTTCATGCGATATTCCTTTGATCCGTTAATTTCTAACATAAATTCTTTGACACCAGTCTCATGATCTTGTTGTATTGTTCATATCCCTCATGCTTTTCTCCTAGTATAATGGAGTCCACTTCCATTCACTCATGGAATCTGGAAAAGTCAAGCCATGACACTAGGGCCCAAGAAAATTGCCCCGAAGGAAAAAGTaggttttaaaaaatcatagaaacttggtttcaaaaataagaaattcaatAGAAAAGAAACGGAATCTTTGAGAAACAAATTCGATGGAATCATATATTTAATCCAACAGAGTAATGATATATTCAGTTAATTTAAACTCTAGCATTAAAGGACGCTACCTTTATTTCGAAAGGGTTCAAAATTCTTACTTGGATCCATGCTAATTCTCTTCAATCGCTGGTCATCTTGGATTTGTTATAATCGTCAAGCTTCTCCAACCTTTGGGATTTTCTTAATCAATTAAGATCAAGAGATTTGTTTCTAGATACAGATAGAATAACAACTAAAGCATGAGATAGAGTGAATTACCTTGaggaaaaaaatggcaaattgAGGGCCAAATTTATTGGTGTGAATTTCCACTCAAAAGGGAAACGCTTCCCCGGGCCTAAATATAAAGTTAGGGATGGACTTAAAATCCGCTAGAAAATGGAGGATTGTGGCCCATGTCCATCGGGCTCTAATCCAGCTGAGAAATCATGCTGTGCTCGCTGGGCTAGAGCAGAAATTAAGCAGATGCTGAGAGAATTCACATACTGGGCCAAACTCGGAGACGCTTTGGGCTAAAAAAGGACACGTGCTAGGCCCGCTTGAGCCAGGACTGGACCTTGTTGCTGATGTGCAAATGCTAAGGGGAAAAATGTAATGGTGCCAAAGACAATTAGACAGAATGAAATTCAAACTTCCCGGAGAGATGGATTTTTCAATCGGAAATTGTTCAAAGACCTACAAAACaaggaagaagttgaaaagGTAAATGAATATGAAGATGGAGAAATAGAAAATGAGTTTAATAAGAGTATTTTGACGAAAAGTTGAACATTACAAActcaataaggaaaatatacGTACgagaatttcatacaaaataccTTATAGGTCATCATGCTTATCAATTTTAGAAATAGATCATGATAGaataatttgtgataaatttaagaaaCGGAAGATCAAGTATTGCATCTTCCTCGTAAGTTGATCCTAGGGCTGGTAAAATGGGTCATGTGCCCATTTTAACCTTTCCTTTTAAAATAGGCCAAAAAAGCTTGAGAAGAAGATCTCATTTGAGACGGaatgagggaaaaagaaaatgatttgcaGAAACATGCATtccaagagaaagaaaggtGTTCAAGAACGACGGCATGGAGAactagagaaaacaaaagtgaaattattattCTGTGATAGGCTTCTACCTAGAGTTAAATGAGGAAGTACATATATCACTATACAAACTTATGCTATAGTAGATGGGAAACCCAAAGATTAATCCGTCCTCCTCTAATTGGATCAAACCTAGAAGAGAACACTAAAGCATTGCCATATAACACtacaaatgaaaaatgttatttggCAATGTTTTCCTATGTAATGGACGTACATTTTATTGTTATAAGATGGTTTATAAGCTAAGTAGCATCGAAACCAATAAGTGACATGCGACACAATATGACGCGACACTCCGAcatatcatttctcaaaaaataaaatattctaacacattgggacatgttgtatattaaacgtatatttatatatatatatgataaattatcttttttattatttaatcaaattaatttgattcaaattca
The sequence above is drawn from the Eucalyptus grandis isolate ANBG69807.140 chromosome 11, ASM1654582v1, whole genome shotgun sequence genome and encodes:
- the LOC104427536 gene encoding MATH domain and coiled-coil domain-containing protein At2g01790-like; protein product: MAAQNDVNRGEFTWKINYFTEQDATKLYSEAFTVSGCEWRIVVFPKGNATDHLSLYLDVPDSATLPNGWTRKAKFSLSVIDQANNEMQHDFNATDSDWGYASFIPLTELHDRTGGYLANDTLLIKAEVYVLTVIPLVNIQPTRPTDKFDSYFTGLEELVNAAETNAVGVGSSSCHQDGALTAEIPTLEEVEKAKQSLKECLSDLLKLNMKERLSEALSTLSSARTGLSPEQQIAIETFQANFSDLTSDFLTFEQDNAEYDLHKLQKDRRFFAMKKSHETHILYKQLMDDLAKEEEELKRKMEEVKEELKRKMEGVNSRRNKLLSDWEILLVDCEEAKLGYKDELKKLAEAEERMSRSTTAWSNLKAQFC